From a single Nissabacter sp. SGAir0207 genomic region:
- the bcsQ gene encoding cellulose biosynthesis protein BcsQ, whose product MPVIAIQGIRGGVGASAVTAGLAWALQSLGERVLVVDASPSNLLRLHFNVPFDDGRGWAEAGQAGRPWQQAALRYLPGLDLLPFGHSDTGTLPDVAALARAGHYQWVLLDTPSGSDPLVWQALAQPDRLLRVLAPDANCHARLHQQPTAPQSVLLVNQFSPTSQLQQDLLLLWQHSLTGLVPVTLHRDEAVSEALAAKQPVGEYRPQSLAANEMVILANWCLINLKGGTA is encoded by the coding sequence ATGCCGGTGATTGCCATACAGGGGATACGCGGCGGCGTGGGGGCCAGTGCGGTGACCGCCGGGCTGGCCTGGGCGCTGCAAAGTCTGGGGGAGCGGGTGCTGGTGGTGGACGCCAGCCCCAGTAACCTGCTGCGCCTGCACTTCAACGTCCCCTTTGATGACGGCCGCGGCTGGGCCGAGGCCGGGCAGGCGGGCCGCCCCTGGCAACAGGCGGCATTGCGCTACCTGCCGGGGCTGGATCTGCTGCCCTTCGGCCACAGTGATACCGGCACACTGCCGGACGTCGCTGCGCTGGCCCGCGCCGGGCACTACCAGTGGGTGTTGCTGGATACCCCCAGCGGCAGTGACCCGCTGGTCTGGCAGGCGCTGGCGCAGCCTGACCGGCTGCTGCGGGTGCTGGCTCCCGATGCCAACTGCCATGCCCGCCTGCACCAGCAACCGACCGCGCCCCAGAGCGTGCTGTTGGTCAACCAATTCAGTCCCACCAGCCAGCTGCAACAGGATCTGCTGCTGCTGTGGCAGCACAGCCTGACCGGGCTGGTGCCGGTGACCCTTCACCGCGATGAGGCGGTGAGCGAGGCGCTGGCCGCCAAGCAGCCGGTGGGGGAGTACCGCCCGCAGAGTCTGGCGGCCAATGAGATGGTGATATTGGCAAACTGGTGCCTGATCAACCTGAAGGGGGGCACGGCATGA
- the bcsR gene encoding cellulose biosynthesis protein BcsR has translation MDNSDQHKPISAIPPISDDFLALHRTFGLPAFHYVDIARQARIPELLARWPLLSELSARPDDGESV, from the coding sequence ATGGATAACAGCGATCAACATAAGCCCATTTCGGCTATCCCACCCATCAGTGATGATTTTTTAGCGCTGCACCGCACCTTCGGGCTACCGGCCTTCCACTATGTGGATATTGCCCGGCAGGCACGTATCCCGGAACTGCTGGCGCGCTGGCCGCTGCTCAGTGAGCTGAGCGCCCGGCCAGATGATGGGGAGTCCGTCTAG
- the bcsE gene encoding cellulose biosynthesis protein BcsE, with protein MALSFPFGIAHLWDELSVMQARGGYWVNVDTQENARQLCRQVLRMQPENNPISLICSENDPDVVIGELPGAALRRLPLYTFPAEAKALRHLPRDLWKIIARRPSLVIIYFPAALALQLPADEWVEWLKQLRQVINKAGSTVLIICHGTGINKIKGQLMSQHRLLFGFASLAHEVERPAYQVAWWAADLGIITNQSFTLRPLPEGGWTLHEEQQIGGQHGGDEGWYLAERSVLEGAPPLSSQWQLFDDNTLLAQRGAVLQAATLIFALHSNQEVPALAREIHQVRRQGGNGLKIAVREMTSSLRYTDEKLLQASGANLVVPHAASLSAFLTLLEGIQGSRYARPLPDDIDRLIAGMRPMQVRGPMARLPFCNTVDTLLASSLLPEDARGILLSLRPVPGLLPRQALSLCTLRRDGDLVTVDAHHLHLFLSNCRLADLEIALRSVFPLPVTDAFTSRREWHEDTAILEQLHRIAQDAPDSEEPPLPVTETDSVAASAPAPERRLPTPLTLPMVEGTP; from the coding sequence ATGGCGCTATCATTTCCCTTTGGCATTGCCCATCTTTGGGATGAATTATCCGTAATGCAGGCACGGGGCGGTTACTGGGTAAATGTGGATACCCAGGAAAATGCGCGCCAATTATGCCGGCAAGTGCTGCGGATGCAGCCGGAGAATAACCCTATCTCACTGATTTGTAGCGAAAATGACCCAGACGTGGTGATTGGTGAGCTGCCGGGCGCGGCCCTGCGCCGCCTGCCGTTATATACCTTCCCGGCAGAGGCAAAGGCATTACGCCACCTGCCGCGCGATCTGTGGAAAATAATCGCCCGCCGCCCATCACTGGTTATTATTTACTTCCCTGCCGCGCTGGCGCTGCAATTGCCAGCCGATGAGTGGGTGGAGTGGCTGAAACAATTGCGGCAGGTGATTAATAAGGCCGGTAGCACAGTTCTTATTATTTGCCACGGTACGGGAATAAATAAAATAAAAGGCCAGCTTATGTCACAACATCGCCTTTTATTTGGCTTTGCCTCCCTCGCCCATGAGGTGGAGAGACCGGCCTACCAAGTGGCATGGTGGGCGGCAGATCTCGGTATTATCACCAACCAATCCTTTACCCTGCGGCCCCTGCCCGAAGGGGGCTGGACGCTGCATGAGGAGCAACAGATCGGCGGCCAGCACGGGGGCGACGAGGGGTGGTATCTGGCGGAGCGCAGTGTGCTGGAGGGCGCGCCGCCGCTCTCTTCCCAGTGGCAGCTATTTGATGACAACACGCTGCTGGCGCAACGGGGCGCGGTGCTACAGGCCGCCACGCTGATCTTTGCCCTGCACAGCAATCAGGAAGTACCAGCGCTGGCGCGGGAGATCCACCAGGTACGCCGTCAGGGCGGCAATGGGCTGAAGATTGCGGTGCGGGAGATGACCTCCAGCCTGCGCTATACCGATGAAAAGCTGTTGCAGGCCAGCGGTGCCAATCTGGTGGTGCCGCACGCCGCTTCGCTCTCCGCCTTCCTGACCCTGTTGGAGGGCATTCAGGGCAGCCGCTACGCGCGCCCACTGCCGGATGACATCGACCGGCTGATCGCTGGGATGCGCCCGATGCAGGTGCGCGGGCCGATGGCGCGCCTGCCGTTCTGCAATACGGTGGATACGCTGCTGGCGTCGAGCCTGCTGCCGGAGGATGCACGGGGCATTTTGCTCTCGCTGCGGCCGGTGCCGGGGCTGTTGCCGCGTCAGGCGCTATCGCTCTGCACCCTGCGGCGCGACGGCGATCTGGTGACGGTAGATGCCCATCACCTGCACCTGTTCCTCTCCAACTGCCGACTGGCGGATCTGGAGATCGCGCTGCGCTCGGTCTTCCCGTTGCCCGTGACGGATGCCTTCACCAGCCGCCGCGAGTGGCATGAGGACACGGCGATTCTGGAGCAGCTGCACCGCATCGCCCAGGACGCGCCCGACAGCGAGGAGCCACCCTTGCCGGTGACCGAGACCGACAGCGTGGCGGCCTCCGCGCCTGCGCCGGAGCGCCGCCTGCCCACGCCACTGACGCTGCCAATGGTGGAGGGAACGCCATGA
- the bcsF gene encoding cellulose biosynthesis protein BcsF, whose protein sequence is MSDLLQVALIAAILFFILGWLACRSLPALWRRFQARLFPTRYLKSAGVWVRNGTSKEKRTP, encoded by the coding sequence ATGAGTGACCTGCTTCAGGTGGCGCTGATCGCCGCCATTCTATTTTTTATCCTTGGTTGGCTGGCGTGCCGCAGCCTGCCCGCCCTTTGGCGCCGCTTTCAGGCCCGACTCTTCCCCACCCGCTACCTAAAATCGGCTGGCGTGTGGGTGCGTAATGGAACCAGCAAAGAGAAACGAACCCCATGA
- the bcsG gene encoding cellulose biosynthesis protein BcsG — protein sequence MSEHLSARQTPADRPSLWRHWRGLGAWNYYYLLKFALLWHGYLNFDLISNLIFVAFLLCPLPSARLHRIRMWVAIPIGLGLFYHDTWLPSYQSILSEGSQVAGFSPAYLLDLANRFINWQWVGIAFAMLVAYLFVSQWIRVTTFTLVALVWLTAVQVLPERVTSAAPNAAVVTTAPAGGAPAVGAGAAPGAAGAGPAQTLPPTNANLTAYLNQFYDQERSRATSFPAQLPADAQPFDVLVINICSLAWADMQAVGQDSSPFWSRFDIKFDNFNSATAYSGPASIRLLRASCGQPSHHDLYQPAGQQCYLFDNLAKLGFTSQLMMDHSGVFGGYIDDLRKEANMQAPLMSQQGIGHEMTSFDGEPIYNDLEILNRWLNTKQETPRSATFFNLIALHDGNRFIGENKSADYKTRATTLLNQLNTFFDELEKSGRKVMVVFVPEHGAAVTGDKMQMSGLRDIPSPSITHIPAGIRFFGMQAPHQSTPLTITAPSSYLAVSELVARSVDGKVFTAPTVDWSTLAQNLPQTAVVSENANAIVMQYQGKPYIRLNGGDWVPYPQ from the coding sequence ATGAGCGAACACCTCTCCGCGCGGCAGACGCCCGCCGACCGCCCCTCACTCTGGCGTCACTGGCGCGGGCTGGGCGCGTGGAACTACTACTACCTGCTGAAATTCGCCCTGCTGTGGCATGGCTACCTGAACTTTGACCTGATCAGCAACCTGATCTTCGTGGCGTTCCTGCTCTGCCCGCTGCCCTCGGCGCGGCTGCACCGGATACGCATGTGGGTGGCGATCCCGATTGGGCTGGGGCTGTTCTACCACGACACCTGGCTGCCAAGTTACCAGTCCATCCTGTCGGAGGGATCGCAGGTCGCCGGTTTCTCGCCCGCCTACCTGCTCGATCTGGCCAACCGCTTTATCAACTGGCAGTGGGTGGGCATCGCCTTCGCCATGCTGGTGGCTTACCTGTTTGTGTCGCAGTGGATCCGTGTGACCACCTTTACGCTGGTGGCGCTGGTCTGGCTGACCGCGGTGCAGGTGCTGCCGGAGCGGGTCACCAGTGCCGCGCCCAATGCCGCCGTGGTGACCACCGCCCCGGCGGGCGGCGCGCCTGCGGTAGGTGCCGGGGCAGCACCGGGTGCCGCGGGTGCCGGGCCAGCGCAGACCCTGCCGCCGACCAATGCCAACCTGACCGCCTACCTCAACCAGTTCTACGATCAGGAGCGCTCGCGCGCCACCAGCTTCCCGGCCCAGTTGCCAGCGGATGCCCAACCGTTTGACGTGCTGGTGATCAACATCTGCTCGCTGGCCTGGGCAGACATGCAGGCAGTGGGTCAGGACAGCTCGCCCTTCTGGTCGCGGTTTGACATCAAGTTCGACAACTTCAACTCCGCCACCGCCTACAGCGGCCCGGCTTCCATCCGCCTGCTGCGCGCCAGCTGCGGCCAGCCATCGCACCACGATCTCTACCAACCAGCCGGCCAGCAGTGCTACCTGTTCGACAATCTGGCGAAACTGGGCTTCACCTCCCAGCTGATGATGGACCACTCCGGGGTGTTTGGCGGCTACATCGATGATCTGCGCAAAGAGGCCAACATGCAGGCACCGTTGATGTCGCAACAGGGCATCGGCCATGAGATGACCTCCTTTGACGGCGAGCCGATCTACAACGATCTGGAGATCCTTAACCGCTGGCTGAACACCAAGCAGGAGACGCCGCGCAGCGCTACCTTCTTCAACCTGATTGCGCTGCACGACGGCAACCGCTTCATTGGCGAGAACAAATCTGCCGACTACAAAACCCGCGCCACCACCCTGCTCAACCAGCTCAACACCTTCTTTGACGAGCTGGAGAAGTCCGGGCGCAAGGTGATGGTGGTGTTTGTGCCGGAGCATGGTGCGGCGGTGACCGGCGACAAGATGCAGATGTCTGGCCTGCGTGACATCCCCAGCCCGAGCATCACCCACATCCCGGCGGGCATCCGCTTCTTCGGGATGCAGGCCCCGCACCAGAGCACGCCGCTGACCATCACGGCGCCGAGCAGCTACCTGGCGGTGTCGGAGCTGGTGGCGCGCTCGGTGGATGGCAAAGTCTTCACCGCGCCGACCGTGGACTGGTCAACGCTGGCGC